One genomic window of Microbacterium testaceum StLB037 includes the following:
- the pheS gene encoding phenylalanine--tRNA ligase subunit alpha, with protein MSDAPEITPEAVASAVDAALAAIAAAATTADLKAARAAHTGEQSALARLNAQMRHVAPDHKAAFGKLVGQARGQVNQALAARETELAEAETAAQLEAERIDVTALPQRARVGARHPISLLQEQVSDIFVGMGWEIAEGPELEHEWFNFDALNFDVDHPARQMQDTFFVDPVARHLVMRTHTSPVQVRSMLERDLPIYVLCPGRVYRTDEFDATHLPVFTQFEGLVIDKGITMAHLKGTLDHAARVLFGPEAKTRFRANFFPFTEPSAELDLWHPTFKGGARWIEWGGCGMVNPNVLRAAGIDPEEYSGFAFGMGIERTLMFRSDVQDMRDMAEGDVRFSEQFGMVV; from the coding sequence GTGTCCGACGCTCCCGAGATCACCCCCGAGGCCGTCGCCTCCGCCGTCGATGCCGCTCTCGCGGCCATCGCCGCGGCCGCGACCACGGCCGACCTGAAAGCCGCCCGCGCAGCTCACACCGGTGAGCAGTCCGCCCTCGCGCGGCTGAACGCCCAGATGCGCCACGTCGCCCCCGACCACAAGGCCGCGTTCGGCAAGCTCGTCGGCCAGGCCCGCGGGCAGGTCAACCAGGCGCTCGCCGCCCGCGAGACTGAGCTGGCCGAGGCCGAGACCGCCGCCCAGCTCGAGGCGGAGCGCATCGACGTCACGGCCCTGCCGCAGCGCGCGCGCGTCGGGGCGCGGCATCCCATCTCCCTCCTGCAGGAGCAGGTGTCCGACATCTTCGTCGGCATGGGATGGGAGATCGCCGAGGGCCCCGAGCTCGAGCACGAGTGGTTCAACTTCGACGCGCTGAACTTCGACGTCGACCACCCGGCGCGCCAGATGCAGGACACGTTCTTCGTCGATCCGGTCGCCCGTCACCTCGTCATGCGCACGCACACGAGCCCCGTGCAGGTGCGCTCGATGCTCGAGCGCGACCTGCCGATCTACGTCCTCTGCCCGGGCCGCGTGTACCGCACCGACGAGTTCGACGCGACGCACCTCCCCGTGTTCACGCAGTTCGAGGGTCTCGTGATCGACAAGGGCATCACGATGGCGCACCTCAAGGGCACCCTCGACCACGCCGCGCGCGTGCTCTTCGGACCCGAGGCCAAGACGCGCTTCCGCGCGAACTTCTTCCCGTTCACCGAGCCGAGCGCCGAGCTCGACCTGTGGCATCCCACGTTCAAGGGCGGGGCGCGCTGGATCGAGTGGGGCGGCTGCGGCATGGTGAACCCGAATGTCCTGCGGGCGGCCGGCATCGACCCCGAGGAGTACTCGGGCTTCGCCTTCGGCATGGGCATCGAGCGCACGCTCATGTTCCGCAGCGACGTGCAAGACATGCGCGACATGGCCGAGGGCGATGTCCGCTTCAGCGAGCAGTTCGGAATGGTGGTCTGA
- a CDS encoding amino acid ABC transporter permease has product MSSVLYDVPGPKAIVRNRILGVLTILVVLAVVGFFVWRLADTGQFTAQKWSAFTYTNVWIEILKATGATLAAFAAAAVGALALGFLLAIGRLSDHRWVRWPFTAVIEVFRAIPVLVFMFLLYYGFPVIGIRMEPYWAVVIALVCYNGSVLAEVIRAGVESLPRGQAEAGYAIGLRKAGVMRLVLLPQAVRAMMPVIIAQLVVTLKDTALGFVITYPELLFYAKYIGAQPVVGSPIVPATIVVGIIYIALCLILSFVANLVEKRLRRSPRATQVAAAVQAPQQGGTDTELIVAQRGGSGI; this is encoded by the coding sequence ATGAGCAGCGTCCTGTACGACGTCCCCGGCCCCAAGGCCATCGTCCGCAACCGCATTCTGGGAGTGCTGACGATCCTCGTCGTGCTCGCGGTCGTCGGCTTCTTCGTCTGGCGCCTCGCCGACACGGGCCAGTTCACGGCGCAGAAGTGGTCGGCGTTCACCTACACCAACGTGTGGATCGAGATACTCAAGGCGACCGGGGCCACCCTCGCCGCGTTCGCCGCCGCGGCGGTGGGCGCTCTGGCGCTCGGGTTCCTGCTCGCCATCGGTCGTCTGTCCGACCACCGCTGGGTGCGGTGGCCGTTCACCGCGGTGATCGAGGTCTTCCGTGCGATCCCGGTGCTGGTCTTCATGTTCCTGCTGTACTACGGCTTCCCCGTCATCGGCATCCGGATGGAGCCGTACTGGGCCGTGGTCATCGCGCTCGTCTGCTACAACGGCTCGGTGCTGGCCGAAGTCATCCGCGCCGGTGTCGAATCGCTGCCCCGCGGACAGGCGGAGGCCGGCTACGCGATCGGGCTGCGCAAGGCCGGAGTGATGCGCCTCGTCCTGCTTCCGCAGGCGGTGCGCGCCATGATGCCCGTGATCATCGCCCAGCTCGTCGTGACGCTGAAGGACACCGCACTCGGCTTCGTCATCACCTACCCCGAGCTGCTGTTCTACGCGAAGTACATCGGCGCACAGCCGGTCGTCGGCTCGCCCATCGTGCCTGCGACGATCGTGGTCGGCATTATTTACATCGCGCTCTGCCTGATCCTGTCGTTCGTGGCGAACCTCGTGGAGAAGCGCCTACGCCGCTCGCCGCGCGCCACGCAGGTGGCGGCCGCCGTGCAGGCCCCCCAGCAGGGCGGAACCGACACGGAGCTGATCGTCGCGCAGCGCGGCGGCTCGGGGATCTGA
- a CDS encoding amino acid ABC transporter permease, translating into MGVITDNLDIWSEALVGTLVLFFAGGALALVLGIIVGAMRVSPVPIARGVGTFYVSAIRNTPLTLVFFAFVFALPPLLGLRLTGDVSLTLGICALGIYTATYVAEAIRSGVNTVPVGQAEAARALGLTFGQVMSLIVLPQAFRSVIPPMVSVFIALLKNTTVAAGFSIVNIGSVRNYLSERGENAFIVILWIMVVFVALVLLLSWLQRTLENRWRVAR; encoded by the coding sequence ATGGGTGTCATCACCGACAACCTCGACATCTGGAGCGAAGCGCTCGTCGGCACGCTCGTGCTGTTCTTCGCGGGCGGCGCGCTCGCTCTCGTTCTCGGCATCATCGTCGGCGCGATGCGGGTCTCACCCGTACCGATCGCGCGGGGCGTCGGAACGTTCTACGTCAGCGCGATCCGCAACACGCCTCTCACGCTGGTGTTCTTCGCCTTCGTGTTCGCATTGCCGCCGCTGCTGGGACTGCGCCTCACTGGCGATGTCTCGCTGACTCTCGGCATCTGCGCGCTCGGCATCTATACCGCGACCTACGTCGCCGAGGCCATCCGGTCGGGTGTCAACACCGTGCCCGTCGGGCAGGCCGAAGCGGCACGCGCGCTGGGGCTGACCTTCGGACAGGTGATGTCGCTCATCGTCCTCCCGCAGGCCTTCCGCTCGGTCATCCCCCCGATGGTGAGCGTCTTCATCGCCTTGCTGAAGAACACCACTGTCGCCGCGGGATTCTCGATCGTGAACATCGGTTCGGTGCGCAACTACCTCAGTGAGCGCGGAGAGAACGCGTTCATCGTCATCCTGTGGATCATGGTCGTCTTCGTCGCGCTCGTCCTGCTGCTCTCCTGGCTGCAGCGAACGCTCGAGAACCGATGGAGGGTCGCCCGATGA
- a CDS encoding glutamate ABC transporter substrate-binding protein, translated as MRKTRTLAGLGVLAAGLLALTACNSGTPGAPDAGSSGGSDSTQLWEVASDVSLDGSPTYDRMVAADKVVVGVKEDQPGLGFKDPISGERGGFDVEISQWIAASLGFDADKIEYKTIPSANREQELVNGNIDYYVGTYSITDKRKAQIDFAGPYLITGQGLLVAADNEDIKGPNDLAGKIVCSVTGSTPLQRIRDEYSPGDTVEYDTYTQCLEQLRAGSVDAVTTDQAILAGYVAQEPEAFKIAGDTFSEERYGVGLPKGDTVLKDHINTLFNDGGEVWTALFEKNLAPAGIKGEQPTADE; from the coding sequence ATGCGTAAGACACGTACTCTCGCGGGCCTCGGCGTCCTCGCCGCCGGCCTGCTCGCCCTGACGGCTTGCAACAGCGGTACCCCCGGTGCCCCCGACGCCGGATCCAGCGGCGGCTCCGACTCGACTCAGCTCTGGGAGGTCGCCTCCGACGTCTCGCTTGACGGCAGCCCCACCTACGACCGTATGGTCGCGGCCGACAAGGTGGTCGTCGGTGTGAAGGAAGACCAGCCCGGTCTCGGATTCAAGGATCCGATCAGCGGTGAGCGCGGCGGCTTCGACGTCGAGATCTCGCAGTGGATCGCGGCCTCGCTCGGCTTCGACGCCGACAAGATCGAGTACAAGACGATCCCCTCGGCCAACCGCGAGCAGGAGCTCGTCAACGGCAACATCGACTACTACGTCGGCACCTACTCGATCACCGACAAGCGCAAGGCGCAGATCGACTTCGCCGGGCCCTACCTCATCACGGGTCAGGGCCTGCTCGTCGCCGCCGACAACGAGGACATCAAGGGCCCGAACGACCTGGCGGGCAAGATCGTCTGCTCGGTGACCGGTTCGACGCCGCTCCAGCGCATCCGTGACGAGTACTCGCCCGGCGACACCGTCGAATACGACACCTACACGCAGTGCCTCGAGCAGCTGCGCGCCGGTTCCGTCGACGCCGTCACCACGGACCAGGCGATCCTGGCCGGCTACGTCGCCCAGGAGCCCGAGGCCTTCAAGATCGCCGGTGACACCTTCAGCGAGGAGCGTTACGGCGTGGGCCTGCCCAAGGGCGACACCGTCCTGAAGGACCACATCAACACCCTCTTCAACGACGGTGGCGAGGTCTGGACGGCCCTGTTCGAGAAGAACCTCGCTCCCGCCGGTATCAAGGGCGAGCAGCCCACCGCCGACGAGTGA
- a CDS encoding amino acid ABC transporter ATP-binding protein produces the protein MASVPPAGSEPLVVVSDVQKHYGQFQALKDINLTVDRGEVVVVIGPSGSGKSTLCRTINRLETITSGSITIDGTPLPAEGKGLAKLRADVGMVFQSFNLFAHLTILENVTLGPMKVRKLKKADAEKEARALLERVGVGHQADKLPAQLSGGQQQRVAIARALAMKPKVMLFDEPTSALDPEMINEVLDVMVGLAKDGMTMIVVTHEMGFARKAANRVVFMADGQIVEQASPEQFFTHPESDRAKDFLSKLITH, from the coding sequence ATGGCATCCGTTCCCCCGGCGGGCTCCGAGCCCCTCGTCGTCGTCTCCGATGTGCAGAAGCACTACGGCCAGTTCCAGGCGCTGAAAGACATCAACCTGACCGTCGACCGCGGCGAGGTCGTCGTCGTGATCGGTCCGTCCGGATCGGGCAAGTCGACGCTCTGCCGCACGATCAACCGTCTGGAGACGATCACCAGCGGGTCGATCACGATCGATGGGACGCCGCTTCCTGCGGAGGGGAAAGGCCTGGCGAAGCTGCGTGCCGACGTCGGCATGGTCTTCCAGTCGTTCAACCTCTTCGCGCACCTGACGATCCTCGAGAACGTCACCCTCGGCCCGATGAAGGTGCGCAAGCTCAAGAAGGCGGATGCCGAGAAAGAGGCGCGTGCGCTGCTGGAGCGCGTCGGCGTCGGGCACCAGGCCGACAAGCTCCCCGCCCAGCTCTCGGGCGGTCAGCAGCAGCGCGTAGCGATCGCCCGGGCTCTCGCGATGAAGCCGAAGGTCATGCTCTTCGACGAGCCGACCTCGGCCCTCGACCCCGAGATGATCAACGAGGTGCTCGACGTGATGGTCGGTCTCGCCAAGGACGGCATGACCATGATCGTCGTCACGCACGAGATGGGGTTCGCGCGCAAGGCCGCCAACCGCGTGGTCTTCATGGCCGACGGGCAGATCGTGGAGCAGGCCTCTCCCGAGCAGTTCTTCACGCACCCGGAGTCGGATCGCGCCAAGGACTTCCTTTCGAAGCTGATCACACACTGA
- a CDS encoding TrmH family RNA methyltransferase, whose product MLENPRSPRVRAVAKLSKRAARQETGLFLLEGPQAAREALAWAPETVLELYATPTALEKHTDVRDAAEKAGVDLQYTTEAVLDAMADTVTPQGIVAVARQSPTALKDVLAGSPRLIAICEEVRDPGNLGTIIRAADAAGADAVVLTGRTVDPYNPKVVRSTTGSLFHLPVAVDLELAHVVERVHEAGLRVVAADVDGGDFLASRDLLSEPTAWLFGNEARGLDEAALAHADLSLRLPIFGRAESLNLATAASVCLYETAFAQRAR is encoded by the coding sequence GTGCTCGAGAACCCCCGTTCGCCGCGGGTGCGCGCCGTGGCAAAGCTCAGCAAGCGCGCCGCCCGGCAAGAGACCGGCCTCTTCCTCCTCGAGGGTCCGCAGGCCGCGCGAGAGGCTCTCGCGTGGGCACCCGAGACCGTGCTCGAGCTTTATGCGACGCCCACCGCGCTCGAGAAGCACACCGATGTCCGTGACGCGGCGGAGAAGGCCGGCGTCGATCTGCAGTACACGACCGAAGCGGTCCTGGATGCCATGGCCGACACGGTGACCCCCCAGGGCATCGTCGCGGTGGCCCGGCAGTCGCCGACCGCGTTGAAGGACGTCCTGGCCGGCAGCCCCCGCCTCATCGCGATCTGCGAAGAGGTCCGGGATCCCGGCAATCTCGGCACCATCATCCGCGCCGCGGACGCGGCCGGCGCCGACGCGGTCGTCCTCACCGGTCGCACCGTCGACCCGTACAACCCGAAGGTCGTGCGCTCCACGACCGGTTCGCTCTTCCACCTCCCGGTGGCCGTCGATCTCGAACTCGCCCATGTCGTCGAGCGGGTCCACGAGGCTGGCCTCCGGGTGGTCGCCGCCGATGTCGACGGCGGCGACTTCCTGGCATCCCGGGATCTTCTCTCCGAGCCCACGGCGTGGCTCTTCGGCAACGAAGCGCGCGGGCTCGACGAGGCGGCGCTCGCCCACGCCGACCTCTCGCTGCGCCTCCCGATCTTCGGTCGCGCCGAGTCGCTGAACCTCGCGACAGCGGCGAGTGTGTGCCTCTACGAGACCGCTTTCGCGCAGCGCGCGCGGTAG
- the rplT gene encoding 50S ribosomal protein L20, translating into MARVKRAVNAHKKRRVILERASGYRGQRSRLYRKAKEQVTHSLVYAYRDRRKRKGDFRRLWIQRINAASRQNGLTYNRFIQGLGLAGVQVDRRMLAELAVNEPAVFASLVQTAKAALPSDVNAPKTA; encoded by the coding sequence ATGGCTAGAGTCAAGCGGGCAGTAAACGCCCACAAGAAGCGTCGCGTCATCCTCGAGCGCGCATCCGGTTACCGCGGTCAGCGTTCGCGCCTGTACCGCAAGGCCAAGGAGCAGGTCACCCACTCCCTCGTCTACGCGTACCGCGACCGTCGCAAGCGCAAGGGCGACTTCCGTCGTCTGTGGATCCAGCGCATCAACGCCGCGTCCCGCCAGAACGGCCTCACGTACAACCGCTTCATCCAGGGCCTCGGCCTCGCGGGTGTGCAGGTCGACCGTCGTATGCTCGCCGAGCTCGCCGTGAACGAGCCCGCCGTGTTCGCCTCGCTGGTCCAGACCGCGAAGGCGGCGCTGCCCAGCGACGTCAACGCTCCGAAGACCGCGTAA
- the rpmI gene encoding 50S ribosomal protein L35 — MPKQKTHSGAKKRFKLTGSGKLMKQQAGMRHNLEGKASKRTRRLNQEQVLAKGDSKVAKKLLGL, encoded by the coding sequence ATGCCGAAGCAGAAGACCCACTCGGGCGCCAAGAAGCGCTTCAAGCTGACCGGTAGCGGCAAGCTCATGAAGCAGCAGGCCGGCATGCGCCACAACCTCGAAGGCAAGGCCTCGAAGCGCACCCGCCGTCTGAACCAGGAGCAGGTCCTGGCCAAGGGTGACTCGAAGGTCGCCAAGAAGCTCCTCGGTCTCTGA
- the infC gene encoding translation initiation factor IF-3 encodes MAAATTRTQEEFRISDPRTNERIRVPEVRLVGPNGEQVGIVRIEAALRLAQEADLDLVEVAPSSKPPVVKIMDYGKFKYEAAQKAKETRRNQANTVLKEVRFRLKIEAHDYITKLKRAEGFLQAGDKVKAMILFRGREQSRPEQGVRLLRKFAEDVAEFGTVESNPTIDGRNMVMVVAPHKNKSEVKTEQNAQRAANREAARSAARGDSDSEETPTSAPAE; translated from the coding sequence ATCGCGGCGGCCACCACCCGCACACAAGAGGAGTTCCGCATCAGCGATCCCCGCACCAACGAGCGCATCCGAGTCCCGGAGGTCCGTCTCGTCGGACCCAACGGCGAGCAGGTCGGCATCGTCCGAATCGAAGCTGCGCTGCGCCTGGCCCAGGAAGCGGACCTCGACCTGGTCGAGGTTGCGCCGAGCTCGAAGCCTCCCGTGGTCAAGATCATGGACTACGGCAAGTTCAAGTACGAAGCCGCTCAGAAGGCCAAGGAAACGCGTCGTAACCAGGCGAACACGGTCCTCAAAGAGGTTCGATTCCGTCTGAAGATCGAGGCTCACGACTACATCACCAAGCTCAAGCGCGCCGAGGGATTCCTCCAGGCGGGCGACAAGGTGAAGGCCATGATCCTGTTCCGCGGTCGCGAGCAGTCGCGTCCCGAGCAGGGTGTGCGCCTGCTCCGCAAGTTCGCGGAAGACGTCGCCGAGTTCGGCACCGTCGAGTCGAACCCCACGATCGACGGCCGCAACATGGTGATGGTGGTCGCTCCTCACAAGAACAAGTCCGAGGTCAAGACCGAGCAGAACGCGCAGCGCGCGGCGAACCGTGAGGCGGCGCGCAGCGCGGCCCGCGGCGACTCGGACTCGGAAGAAACGCCCACCTCGGCCCCCGCCGAGTAA
- a CDS encoding DUF1844 domain-containing protein: MDTIPSDQPADDHTAHRHGAEDERLARWEEQERAASSATRDIADVPAVEVITTAAVHLMSAAAVKTGLADDPAQQLDLDEARKLINALAGLITAGAPEISDMHARSLRDGLRSLQLAFREASTIQDPIGKGPGEKWTGPVT; encoded by the coding sequence GTGGACACGATCCCCTCCGACCAGCCCGCCGACGACCACACCGCGCACCGCCACGGAGCCGAAGACGAGCGTCTCGCCCGCTGGGAGGAGCAGGAGCGTGCGGCCTCTTCCGCCACCCGCGACATCGCCGACGTCCCCGCCGTCGAGGTCATCACGACGGCCGCCGTCCACCTCATGAGCGCCGCAGCCGTCAAGACCGGCCTGGCCGACGACCCGGCGCAGCAGCTCGACCTCGACGAGGCCCGCAAGCTCATCAACGCCCTCGCCGGTCTCATCACCGCGGGCGCGCCCGAGATCAGCGACATGCACGCCCGGTCGCTCCGCGACGGCCTGCGATCGCTGCAGCTCGCCTTCCGTGAGGCGTCGACGATCCAGGACCCCATCGGTAAGGGGCCGGGCGAGAAGTGGACGGGTCCCGTCACGTAA
- a CDS encoding SseB family protein, which translates to MSPDTDDPRDHSAHEHGSHEHGPHGHGADSAGVPWEGRSFQANPHSGDDGSADPALLAALLAFRAGEGDARAVVDAYRDARLLIPLVAEKGDHGIGAHGLEVDKTQELSIVTVAAPDGRKVLPVFTSVTALQTWDATARPVPADGRRTALAAASEDTELIVIDPASETEFVLRRPAVWAIAQGETWEPAHTSPTIFTGLQESISGELAVLDLAVESGDPSGRLRGPELVVHLQLMSGLEQEELDAVLARLARRWSADDRIAVLVDSLTVKLHRSTDT; encoded by the coding sequence ATGTCGCCGGACACTGACGATCCGCGCGACCACAGCGCTCACGAGCACGGCTCTCACGAGCACGGCCCTCACGGCCACGGGGCGGACTCGGCCGGAGTGCCCTGGGAGGGGCGCAGCTTCCAAGCCAACCCGCACTCCGGTGATGACGGCTCCGCCGATCCCGCGCTGCTCGCCGCGCTTCTCGCGTTCCGTGCTGGCGAGGGAGACGCGCGCGCGGTCGTCGACGCGTATCGCGACGCGCGACTGCTGATCCCCCTCGTCGCCGAGAAGGGCGACCACGGCATCGGCGCTCACGGCCTCGAGGTCGACAAGACCCAGGAGCTGTCGATCGTCACGGTCGCCGCCCCCGACGGGCGCAAGGTGCTGCCGGTGTTCACGTCGGTGACCGCCTTGCAGACGTGGGATGCCACGGCCCGGCCTGTTCCCGCCGACGGGCGCCGCACGGCCTTGGCCGCGGCATCCGAGGACACCGAGCTGATCGTGATCGACCCCGCCTCCGAGACGGAGTTCGTGCTGCGCCGTCCCGCGGTCTGGGCGATCGCGCAGGGGGAGACGTGGGAGCCGGCGCACACGTCGCCGACCATCTTCACGGGGCTCCAGGAGAGCATCTCGGGCGAGCTGGCGGTCCTCGACCTCGCCGTCGAGTCGGGCGATCCCTCCGGGCGTCTGCGCGGCCCCGAACTCGTCGTCCACCTGCAGTTGATGTCGGGCCTGGAGCAGGAGGAGTTGGATGCCGTCCTCGCCCGCCTCGCGCGCCGCTGGTCCGCCGATGACCGCATTGCCGTTCTGGTGGACTCCCTCACGGTGAAGCTGCACCGCAGCACCGACACCTGA
- the priA gene encoding bifunctional 1-(5-phosphoribosyl)-5-((5-phosphoribosylamino)methylideneamino)imidazole-4-carboxamide isomerase/phosphoribosylanthranilate isomerase PriA, with the protein MNDFASTPELVLLPAVDVADGKAVRLTQGEAGTETSYGDPVDAAADFARQGAQWIHLVDLDAAFGRGSNANVMRKVIKQVKGVQVELSGGIRDDRSLEAALESGASRINLGTAALENPEWAADVINRYGEAIAVGLDVRGTTLAARGWTRDGGDLWTVLERLEDAGCSRYVVTDVTKDGTLRGPNIELLREMTQRTPKPIVASGGVSSLDDIAALRELVPLGVEGAIVGKALYAGQFTLAEALDVAGH; encoded by the coding sequence ATGAACGATTTCGCGTCCACGCCCGAACTTGTGCTGCTTCCGGCGGTCGATGTCGCCGACGGCAAGGCCGTCCGCTTGACCCAGGGGGAGGCGGGCACCGAGACGAGCTATGGAGACCCCGTCGACGCGGCGGCGGACTTCGCCCGCCAGGGCGCGCAGTGGATCCACCTCGTGGACCTGGATGCAGCCTTCGGTCGCGGCAGCAATGCGAACGTCATGCGCAAGGTCATCAAGCAGGTCAAGGGCGTGCAGGTCGAGCTCTCCGGCGGCATCCGCGACGACCGTTCGCTCGAGGCTGCGCTCGAGAGCGGCGCGAGCCGCATCAACCTCGGCACCGCGGCGCTCGAGAACCCCGAATGGGCCGCCGACGTCATCAACCGTTACGGTGAGGCCATCGCCGTCGGTCTCGACGTGCGCGGCACGACCCTGGCCGCCCGCGGCTGGACGCGCGACGGCGGTGACCTCTGGACGGTACTCGAGCGCCTCGAAGACGCCGGCTGCAGCCGCTACGTCGTCACCGACGTCACGAAGGACGGCACGCTGCGCGGCCCGAACATCGAGCTGCTGCGCGAGATGACCCAGCGCACCCCCAAGCCGATCGTCGCCTCGGGCGGCGTCTCGAGCCTCGACGACATCGCGGCGCTGCGCGAGCTCGTGCCCCTCGGAGTCGAGGGCGCGATCGTCGGCAAGGCGCTCTACGCGGGCCAGTTCACGCTGGCCGAGGCACTGGATGTCGCCGGACACTGA
- the hisH gene encoding imidazole glycerol phosphate synthase subunit HisH gives MTRKPVVAVLDYGSGNVHSAVKALIEAGADARLTSDRSLLLDADGLLVPGVGAYSAVMGALNDSRGGEIIDRRLAGGRPVLGICVGMQVMFERGIERGADTEGLGEWPGTVAELEAPVLPHMGWNTVASGTGSRLFDGIENERFYFVHSYAAQEWSLEVTPPFPEPVLTWCTYGAPFLAAVENGPLSATQFHPEKSGEAGIRLLANWIDGLRPTTV, from the coding sequence ATGACGCGCAAGCCGGTCGTTGCCGTCCTCGATTACGGTTCCGGCAACGTCCACTCGGCCGTCAAGGCACTGATCGAAGCGGGCGCAGACGCGCGTCTGACGTCCGATCGGTCGCTGCTACTCGACGCCGACGGTCTTCTCGTCCCCGGGGTCGGTGCGTACAGCGCCGTGATGGGTGCGCTGAACGACAGTCGCGGAGGGGAGATCATCGACCGCCGTCTCGCCGGTGGGCGTCCCGTCCTCGGAATCTGCGTGGGCATGCAGGTCATGTTCGAGCGCGGTATCGAGCGCGGCGCCGACACGGAAGGACTCGGCGAATGGCCGGGGACCGTCGCCGAGCTCGAAGCCCCCGTGCTCCCGCACATGGGGTGGAACACCGTGGCATCCGGAACCGGATCGCGCCTGTTCGACGGGATCGAGAACGAACGCTTCTACTTCGTGCACTCGTACGCGGCGCAGGAGTGGTCGCTCGAGGTCACGCCGCCGTTCCCCGAGCCCGTGTTGACGTGGTGCACGTACGGGGCGCCGTTCCTCGCGGCCGTCGAGAACGGCCCGTTGTCGGCGACGCAGTTCCATCCCGAGAAGTCGGGCGAAGCCGGCATCCGGCTCCTGGCCAATTGGATCGACGGGCTGCGCCCGACTACTGTGTGA
- the hisB gene encoding imidazoleglycerol-phosphate dehydratase HisB, translated as MTGPATPRTASITRETSESRIELELDLDGRGASDIQTTVPFFDHMLTAFAKHSLTDLRVRATGDTHIDAHHTVEDTSIVLGQAIRQALGDKSGIARYGDALVPLDEALAQAVVDISGRPYLVHTGEPAGFEHHLIGGHFTGSLVRHSFEAIAIHAGLTVHVRVLGGRDPHHIAEAEYKALARAFRQAKALDPLVDGIPSTKGAL; from the coding sequence ATGACCGGCCCCGCCACGCCCCGCACCGCCTCGATCACCCGGGAGACGAGTGAGTCGCGCATCGAGCTCGAGCTCGACCTCGACGGTCGCGGCGCGAGCGACATCCAGACGACGGTGCCGTTCTTCGACCACATGCTCACGGCGTTCGCGAAACACTCGCTGACGGACCTTCGCGTGCGGGCGACCGGCGACACGCACATCGATGCGCACCACACGGTCGAGGACACGTCGATCGTGCTCGGCCAGGCCATCCGTCAGGCGCTCGGCGACAAGTCGGGCATCGCCCGGTACGGCGACGCCCTCGTCCCGCTCGACGAGGCCCTGGCGCAGGCTGTCGTGGACATCAGCGGGCGACCCTACCTCGTGCACACGGGGGAGCCCGCCGGGTTCGAGCACCACCTCATCGGCGGCCACTTCACCGGCTCGCTCGTGCGGCACTCGTTCGAGGCCATCGCGATCCACGCGGGGCTGACCGTGCACGTGCGGGTCCTCGGCGGGCGCGACCCGCACCACATCGCCGAGGCCGAGTACAAGGCGCTCGCGCGCGCGTTCCGCCAGGCCAAGGCTCTCGACCCGCTCGTCGACGGCATCCCGAGCACCAAGGGCGCCCTATGA